In Phyllobacterium zundukense, one DNA window encodes the following:
- a CDS encoding selenium-binding family protein: MATWQPDPSFYPSPRMAAKAPQEKLAYVAAFDPDRIKPDAIAVVDVDPNSPSYSRIVGQVDMPNAGDELHHFGWNACSSCLCPNAPHPHMERRYLVVPGLRSSRLHIIDTKPDPRNPRIVKVIEPAEIAEKAGYSRLHTIHCGPEGIYVNALGNAEGKAPGGVFLLDSESFNVLGQWEMDRGPQKLAYDFWWHLGHDTMVTSEWGTPDTFEDGLVPEILLGSKYGRRLHFWDLHKRKHLQEIDFGEEHQLVFELRPAHNPTMAYGFVGCVISLKDLSASIWTWYRDGDKWAVKKIIEIPAEPAEPDLLPPLLKGFKAVPPLVTDIDLSMDDRFLYVSCWGTGDMIQYDVSDPFTPKETGRVRIGGIVSRATHAGAKNGALNGGPQMVEISRDGKRVYFTNSLYGAIDPQFYPEGIDGWMVKLDAAADGGIEFDEKFFVDWPKGHRPHQVRLEGGDCSSDSYCYP, translated from the coding sequence ATGGCAACCTGGCAACCCGATCCTTCATTCTATCCATCACCACGAATGGCCGCCAAGGCACCGCAAGAGAAGCTCGCCTATGTGGCGGCCTTCGATCCGGATCGCATAAAACCCGACGCGATAGCGGTGGTCGACGTGGACCCCAACTCCCCTTCCTATTCCCGGATCGTCGGCCAGGTCGACATGCCCAATGCGGGGGACGAGTTGCACCATTTCGGCTGGAATGCGTGCTCGTCCTGCCTTTGCCCCAATGCGCCGCACCCGCATATGGAACGGCGCTACCTCGTCGTGCCCGGCCTGCGGTCATCGAGGCTGCACATCATTGACACCAAGCCAGATCCCAGGAACCCAAGGATCGTCAAGGTCATCGAGCCGGCAGAGATCGCCGAGAAGGCCGGCTATTCGCGCTTGCACACCATTCACTGCGGTCCCGAGGGGATTTATGTGAACGCACTCGGAAATGCCGAGGGCAAGGCGCCCGGCGGCGTATTCCTGCTCGATTCCGAAAGCTTCAATGTCCTCGGCCAGTGGGAGATGGATCGGGGGCCGCAGAAGCTCGCCTATGATTTCTGGTGGCATCTCGGCCACGACACGATGGTAACGAGCGAATGGGGAACTCCCGATACGTTTGAGGATGGACTTGTTCCGGAGATTCTGCTGGGCAGCAAATACGGACGCAGATTGCACTTCTGGGACCTCCACAAGCGCAAGCATCTGCAGGAAATCGACTTCGGCGAGGAGCACCAGCTCGTGTTCGAATTGCGTCCGGCACACAATCCGACCATGGCCTATGGCTTCGTCGGCTGCGTCATCAGCCTCAAGGATCTTTCGGCATCTATCTGGACATGGTACCGCGACGGCGACAAATGGGCGGTGAAAAAGATCATAGAGATACCAGCAGAGCCCGCCGAGCCTGACCTGCTGCCGCCGCTGCTCAAGGGCTTCAAGGCCGTCCCGCCGCTCGTGACCGATATCGATCTGTCGATGGATGACCGCTTCCTCTACGTTTCCTGCTGGGGCACCGGAGACATGATCCAGTACGACGTGTCAGACCCGTTCACCCCAAAGGAGACGGGCAGAGTCCGCATCGGCGGTATCGTATCCAGAGCAACCCATGCCGGGGCGAAGAATGGCGCGCTCAATGGCGGCCCGCAAATGGTCGAAATCAGCCGGGATGGCAAGCGCGTCTACTTTACCAATTCGCTCTACGGCGCTATCGACCCGCAATTCTATCCCGAAGGCATCGACGGATGGATGGTGAAACTGGACGCCGCGGCGGATGGGGGGATCGAATTCGACGAGAAATTCTTCGTCGACTGGCCGAAAGGCCATCGGCCGCATCAGGTGCGACTGGAGGGAGGCGATTGTTCGTCCGATTCCTACTGCTATCCCTGA
- a CDS encoding pentapeptide repeat-containing protein produces the protein MGIVVEKLVGLTRTVCRQARCVGPVGSGCVTGQKRSPAAFFALACILAIGVSTLAYSPARAADCSNLPSSGVDWRDCSKRSILIPGSELQGADLFSTDFTMTDLSNSNLAAANLEKATLVRASLAGAKAEKANFARIEAYRSNFAGISADGASFAAAELQRADFSGARLTGGNFEKAELGRANFDKAVLTGARFTLANLSRADLSSATFEGPLVFDRAFMFLTRIEGLDLSAATGLEQKQVDLACGNAETKLPAGLSAPDSWPCASD, from the coding sequence ATGGGTATCGTCGTTGAAAAACTGGTTGGATTGACCAGAACGGTATGCCGGCAAGCCCGGTGCGTTGGCCCCGTCGGATCGGGTTGTGTAACAGGACAGAAGCGATCGCCCGCTGCCTTTTTCGCCTTGGCATGCATCCTTGCGATTGGAGTCTCGACCCTCGCATATAGCCCAGCGCGGGCGGCCGATTGCTCTAATTTGCCTTCGTCCGGTGTGGATTGGCGCGATTGTAGCAAGCGCAGCATTCTTATTCCTGGCAGCGAGCTACAAGGCGCTGATCTGTTCAGCACCGATTTTACCATGACCGATCTCAGCAATTCCAATCTGGCCGCCGCAAATCTGGAAAAGGCCACTCTGGTGCGCGCGTCGCTCGCCGGCGCAAAGGCTGAAAAGGCCAACTTCGCCAGGATCGAGGCCTACCGGTCCAATTTCGCCGGCATCTCTGCTGATGGCGCATCCTTTGCCGCTGCGGAACTGCAGCGCGCCGACTTCAGCGGAGCACGGCTCACCGGGGGCAATTTTGAGAAGGCCGAACTCGGGCGCGCCAATTTCGACAAGGCCGTATTGACGGGCGCCAGGTTTACACTCGCCAACCTGTCACGCGCCGATCTGAGCAGTGCTACCTTTGAGGGCCCGCTCGTATTTGATCGTGCCTTCATGTTCCTGACCAGAATTGAAGGGCTGGATTTGTCAGCTGCGACGGGGCTGGAACAGAAGCAGGTCGATCTTGCCTGCGGCAATGCCGAGACGAAGCTACCGGCGGGACTTTCCGCTCCTGATAGCTGGCCCTGCGCATCCGATTGA
- a CDS encoding cupin domain-containing protein — MDAKSKPTCHVVKPHHTYGGKQGLNYFEGIAAETVGSTGICMHILTIPPGIRAKAHLHESHETAIYVLSGEAHTWYGDRLEEHVVVHAGELFYIPAGVPHLPANLSNTPCTAIIARTDPNEQESVMLLPELDALVPR; from the coding sequence ATGGATGCAAAATCGAAGCCCACCTGTCATGTCGTCAAACCCCATCACACTTATGGCGGTAAGCAAGGGCTGAACTATTTCGAAGGTATCGCGGCGGAGACGGTCGGATCCACGGGCATCTGCATGCACATTTTGACGATTCCGCCGGGGATACGCGCCAAGGCGCATCTGCACGAGTCTCACGAGACGGCGATCTATGTACTGTCTGGCGAGGCGCATACCTGGTACGGCGACCGGCTCGAGGAGCATGTCGTGGTGCATGCGGGCGAGCTTTTCTACATCCCGGCCGGCGTTCCGCATCTGCCGGCCAATCTCAGCAACACGCCTTGCACCGCGATCATCGCCCGCACCGATCCGAACGAGCAGGAAAGCGTTATGCTGTTGCCGGAACTGGATGCATTGGTTCCCCGTTAG
- a CDS encoding protein-S-isoprenylcysteine O-methyltransferase — protein MSVASVGEIVWVLGIVAWYVIRYPFERRAKRVQVVSNARTPSETIGLAAALFGLAILPGFYVATGFPQSADYPARAWSVALGTIIFALALWVFRRSHKELGRNWSITLEIREKHKLVCTGPYALVRHPMYTSFLLMGLGQAFLLSNWVASLAGLIGFAILFFLRVNKEERMMLENFGPQYRTYMERTKRIIPYLY, from the coding sequence ATATCTGTGGCTTCAGTTGGCGAGATCGTATGGGTGCTCGGCATCGTTGCTTGGTATGTCATCAGGTATCCGTTCGAGCGCCGCGCCAAGCGCGTGCAGGTTGTAAGCAACGCTCGCACGCCTTCTGAAACCATTGGGCTCGCCGCCGCTCTGTTTGGCCTCGCGATCTTGCCCGGCTTTTACGTCGCCACCGGCTTCCCGCAATCGGCAGATTATCCGGCCAGGGCATGGTCCGTCGCTCTAGGAACGATCATCTTCGCCCTTGCGCTATGGGTTTTTCGCAGATCCCACAAGGAACTTGGCCGGAACTGGTCGATCACACTTGAGATACGCGAGAAGCACAAGCTGGTCTGCACTGGGCCTTACGCGCTGGTCCGCCATCCGATGTACACGTCATTTCTGCTCATGGGGCTTGGCCAGGCCTTTCTGTTATCGAACTGGGTCGCAAGTCTGGCAGGCCTGATTGGCTTCGCAATCCTATTTTTTCTGCGGGTAAACAAGGAAGAGCGTATGATGCTGGAGAATTTCGGCCCGCAATATCGTACTTATATGGAGAGGACCAAGAGAATCATCCCTTATCTCTATTAG
- a CDS encoding ABC transporter translates to MSRILVAFVAVLAVTSLSGCESIGKGKGKAPPPVAEEPAAAPVYK, encoded by the coding sequence ATGAGCAGAATTCTAGTCGCATTCGTTGCCGTGTTAGCCGTTACGAGTCTTAGTGGCTGCGAGTCTATCGGCAAAGGCAAGGGGAAAGCCCCGCCGCCCGTCGCTGAAGAGCCGGCAGCAGCGCCAGTTTATAAGTAA
- a CDS encoding L,D-transpeptidase, whose protein sequence is MNNDNITRRGLVLGGVALMTSGCTPAVRQTLGPISSAFAAPPGMDPRLRRQQVPYSGGEAAGTLVVNTSERFLYAVEGDGWATRYGIAVGEEGLTLKGRASIERKEEWPSWMPTASMMKRKPRLLQYANGVPGGPNNPLGARALYLYRDGRDTLFRLHGTNEPWLIGQAVSNGCIRLTNEDILYLYDNTPLGTPVLII, encoded by the coding sequence ATGAACAATGATAATATTACGCGCCGCGGGCTTGTGCTGGGCGGCGTGGCGCTGATGACTTCTGGATGCACGCCGGCGGTAAGACAGACATTGGGGCCCATTTCATCTGCCTTCGCAGCGCCACCAGGCATGGATCCTCGTTTGAGGCGTCAGCAGGTTCCATACAGTGGCGGCGAGGCGGCAGGAACGCTCGTCGTCAACACATCGGAACGATTCCTCTATGCGGTCGAGGGTGATGGATGGGCGACACGCTATGGCATCGCAGTCGGCGAGGAGGGACTGACCCTAAAGGGTAGGGCGTCGATCGAGCGCAAAGAGGAATGGCCGTCGTGGATGCCCACCGCAAGTATGATGAAGCGCAAGCCGCGTCTGTTGCAATATGCAAACGGGGTCCCCGGTGGACCGAACAACCCGCTCGGTGCGCGTGCTCTTTACCTTTACCGCGATGGGCGCGACACCCTGTTCCGGCTGCACGGCACAAATGAGCCGTGGTTGATAGGGCAAGCTGTTTCGAACGGGTGCATTCGTTTGACGAATGAGGACATCCTTTATCTTTATGACAACACCCCTTTGGGAACGCCGGTGTTGATCATCTGA
- a CDS encoding HlyD family secretion protein, which translates to MVSDEKLSEPQVAKAAANPLRKVALIIVALAAFFFILSIFMERRTPSSSQAQVQAYVVGIAPEVTGRVIDVNVTDNSAVEPDQVLFRIDPSRYQIAVAEAEATLARVGQSIGSSTATVDAVQAQLVEAKANRDNVREQAARAMELVKRGVYAKAKYDEAKSALDQSEASVTAAEAELVKAQEELGPAGSDNPQLREALAALELAQLDLLRTTVRAPSAGVVTNLQLSIGKVVSAGQAAMTFIDVGTIWIAAAFKENSLEKVAVDNSAEVLFDALPGRLFSAKVESVGLGVSQSGTDPSTGLPTIRSDTGWIREPQLFPVRLILDEGRPKGVRYGSQATVVIYTGQNPVTNAWGWLWIRILSVLTYVS; encoded by the coding sequence GTGGTCTCAGACGAAAAGTTGAGCGAACCGCAAGTAGCCAAAGCAGCCGCCAATCCTTTGCGCAAGGTCGCATTGATCATCGTGGCGCTGGCCGCCTTTTTCTTTATCCTGTCAATTTTTATGGAACGGCGAACACCATCGTCGTCGCAGGCTCAGGTTCAGGCCTATGTCGTTGGCATAGCGCCCGAAGTCACGGGGCGGGTTATCGACGTCAATGTTACCGATAATTCAGCCGTCGAACCCGATCAGGTGCTCTTCCGCATCGATCCAAGCCGCTACCAGATAGCGGTGGCCGAAGCAGAGGCAACGCTTGCCCGTGTCGGCCAATCGATCGGATCGTCAACTGCGACCGTTGACGCCGTTCAGGCGCAGCTTGTGGAGGCGAAAGCAAACCGGGACAACGTGCGGGAACAGGCCGCGCGCGCCATGGAGCTTGTGAAGCGAGGTGTTTATGCCAAGGCAAAATATGACGAGGCAAAATCGGCGCTCGATCAGTCGGAGGCATCAGTTACGGCGGCCGAGGCGGAGCTTGTAAAGGCGCAGGAAGAGCTTGGTCCGGCGGGCAGTGACAATCCGCAGCTCCGGGAAGCCCTCGCCGCGCTCGAGCTTGCGCAGCTCGATCTGTTGCGGACCACTGTCCGCGCACCCTCGGCCGGTGTCGTCACCAATCTCCAGCTTTCCATTGGCAAGGTCGTTAGTGCCGGACAGGCAGCGATGACGTTCATCGATGTCGGCACCATCTGGATCGCCGCTGCCTTCAAGGAAAACAGCCTGGAGAAGGTAGCCGTGGACAATAGCGCGGAAGTGCTATTTGACGCCTTGCCTGGCCGATTGTTTTCCGCAAAGGTCGAGAGCGTGGGTCTTGGCGTGTCGCAGAGCGGGACTGATCCCAGCACCGGCTTGCCCACGATCCGCAGCGACACCGGCTGGATCAGGGAGCCGCAACTCTTTCCGGTACGGCTGATCCTGGATGAGGGACGGCCGAAGGGCGTGCGTTATGGTTCGCAAGCAACGGTCGTCATATATACCGGTCAAAATCCTGTAACAAACGCCTGGGGTTGGCTGTGGATCCGCATTCTATCGGTCCTGACCTATGTCAGTTGA
- a CDS encoding SDR family NAD(P)-dependent oxidoreductase encodes MISQGELRPAVVVIGASSGIGRAIARVVARDRGSAVVLAARSPGGLSAAAAEVVEAGGEAFTLELDLLGHDAATQLESFLSTHGLICDVLVNSAGYGLRGAATALPIDDQLGIIDLNIRALTEMTLHFLPEMVVRGRGGVINLSSVAGFVPGPYMALYYSSKSFVRSFSYALHQELRRTGVTITCLAPGPVSTEFHARAGAKHASLFNLLPMLEPDEVAERAWRGFKSRRRLVVPGISAKLAILAAKFLPAAVMLPLIGRLQRSGNDPCPCGSGKKFKKCCKHRRHA; translated from the coding sequence ATGATTTCGCAGGGTGAGCTTCGACCAGCCGTCGTCGTTATAGGCGCGTCAAGTGGTATTGGACGGGCAATCGCCAGAGTCGTTGCCCGGGATCGCGGCAGCGCTGTTGTGCTCGCTGCGCGCTCGCCGGGCGGGTTGAGCGCTGCTGCGGCTGAGGTGGTAGAGGCAGGCGGCGAGGCGTTCACGCTTGAGTTGGATCTCTTGGGACACGATGCGGCAACGCAGCTGGAGAGTTTTCTGTCCACGCACGGCCTGATCTGCGATGTCCTGGTCAACAGCGCCGGCTATGGTCTGCGCGGTGCGGCGACGGCACTCCCGATCGATGATCAACTTGGAATCATTGATCTCAACATACGTGCCCTCACGGAAATGACGCTGCATTTTCTGCCGGAAATGGTGGTGCGCGGGCGAGGCGGGGTGATCAATCTCAGCTCGGTGGCAGGTTTCGTTCCCGGGCCTTACATGGCTTTGTACTATTCCAGCAAAAGTTTCGTGCGATCCTTCTCGTATGCGCTTCATCAGGAACTACGCCGTACTGGCGTCACCATCACATGCTTGGCACCCGGGCCCGTATCGACGGAATTTCATGCGAGGGCCGGCGCCAAACATGCATCGCTCTTCAACCTCTTGCCCATGCTGGAGCCGGACGAAGTCGCCGAACGCGCATGGCGAGGGTTCAAATCCCGTCGTCGTCTGGTTGTGCCGGGCATTTCAGCAAAGCTGGCAATCCTTGCGGCGAAGTTCTTGCCTGCTGCCGTGATGCTGCCCCTGATCGGCCGGCTGCAACGCAGCGGCAATGATCCGTGCCCATGCGGGTCAGGCAAGAAATTCAAGAAATGCTGCAAGCACCGCCGCCACGCCTAG
- a CDS encoding cyclase: MTTLFVRHMVSDYKNWRKAYDAFSSVQRANGVTAEAVYQATDNPNDVTVTHEFATLEAAQAFIKLEELSKAMQSGGVVGTPTVWFTQKV, encoded by the coding sequence ATGACGACATTGTTCGTGAGGCATATGGTTTCCGACTACAAGAACTGGCGGAAGGCCTATGATGCGTTTTCGTCGGTCCAGAGGGCAAACGGTGTTACGGCAGAGGCAGTGTATCAAGCTACCGATAACCCCAATGACGTTACTGTTACCCACGAGTTCGCGACGCTGGAAGCGGCTCAGGCCTTCATCAAGCTCGAAGAGTTAAGCAAGGCGATGCAGAGCGGTGGCGTGGTCGGGACACCGACAGTCTGGTTCACCCAAAAGGTATGA
- a CDS encoding HdeD family acid-resistance protein yields the protein MAMSLDAAAEVFRQAMRETVKRYSLWYLIQGIVLVVAGILAIIYPVLSSVAVVFLLGWLLIISGLAQGISLLGARHVPHYWLQLVSVILALLIGFLFLRDPAQGLLTVTLLLIVFFMIEGISKIVFSLTIRPFPNWGWLLASGLVGIVLSLVLLISLPVTALWLVGLLLGLQLISVGGALTHLAWQVRKSQ from the coding sequence ATGGCGATGTCATTGGATGCGGCTGCGGAGGTCTTCCGCCAAGCAATGCGGGAAACGGTCAAGCGGTACTCGTTATGGTATCTCATTCAGGGGATCGTGCTGGTCGTCGCGGGAATCCTAGCAATCATCTACCCTGTTCTGTCGTCTGTCGCAGTGGTCTTCCTTTTGGGCTGGCTATTGATCATCAGTGGTCTGGCGCAGGGCATCAGTCTCCTCGGAGCGCGGCATGTGCCACACTACTGGCTCCAGCTCGTCTCCGTTATCCTCGCCTTGCTTATCGGATTTCTCTTCCTGCGTGATCCGGCGCAAGGCTTGCTGACGGTCACGCTTCTGCTGATTGTCTTCTTCATGATCGAGGGCATCTCGAAGATCGTCTTCTCGCTGACCATACGCCCCTTCCCGAACTGGGGCTGGCTGCTGGCCAGTGGACTGGTCGGAATTGTGCTTTCCCTGGTGCTGTTGATCAGCCTTCCGGTGACGGCGCTTTGGTTGGTGGGGCTGCTGCTGGGGCTTCAGCTGATCAGTGTCGGCGGGGCGCTGACACACCTTGCCTGGCAGGTACGTAAAAGCCAATAG
- a CDS encoding adenylate/guanylate cyclase domain-containing protein — MSDKRKIAAILVADVVGYSRLAGADEDRILARLRALRSDLIDPTIAVHNGRIVKRTGDGSLIEFRSVVDAVRCAIEVQNSMVERNAGLPPERRIEFRVGIHLGDVVEESDGDLMGDGVNIAARLEAIAKPGAICLSEDAYRQVKARLDILATDLGATQLKNIAEPIRVYSLQVGAVATESAAPPVPDKPSIAVLAFNNMSGDAEQEYFSDGISEDIITDLSRLSELHVIARNSSFVYKKAAVSVPDVAKALGVRYVLEGSVRKAGNRVRVTAQLIDSCSGGHVWANRFDRDLTDIFAVQDEITQEIVAALKLKLTVSEKGQLARERAVNVEAYEFFLRGREQSLTCTRTGNIAARNLAEAAIAVDPGYEAAHALIAFTHVLDYINAWSADPERSLRTGLELAHQAVGMDEERPDGHFALGMACMWSRDLDRARAEVQRGLALSPNSIDLLMLKAHIQIFSGEPAGALQTLDAAMLLDPHYPEVLLQFLADARFSLGDYEQAMTALEQRLARNPQSETAYALLASCYGHLGRAEESRRAWEQALQLNPAFSIERRRRVLPFRNPEDFQRRVEGIRKAGLIV; from the coding sequence ATGAGCGACAAGCGGAAAATCGCGGCGATCCTGGTCGCGGATGTGGTCGGCTACAGCCGTCTCGCAGGCGCAGACGAGGATCGCATCCTGGCGCGGCTTCGGGCGCTGCGCAGCGATCTGATTGATCCGACCATCGCCGTGCACAATGGCCGCATAGTGAAGCGCACAGGAGACGGGAGCCTCATCGAATTCCGCAGTGTCGTCGATGCCGTGCGCTGCGCCATTGAAGTGCAGAACAGCATGGTCGAGCGCAACGCCGGCCTGCCGCCCGAGCGCCGCATCGAGTTTCGTGTCGGCATCCATCTGGGCGATGTGGTCGAAGAGAGCGATGGTGATCTCATGGGAGACGGCGTCAATATCGCCGCTCGATTGGAAGCAATTGCCAAGCCCGGCGCGATCTGTCTGTCCGAAGATGCCTACCGCCAGGTGAAAGCGAGACTCGATATCCTTGCAACCGATCTCGGGGCGACGCAACTCAAGAACATCGCTGAACCGATCCGGGTGTATTCGCTTCAGGTCGGGGCCGTTGCAACGGAATCTGCAGCGCCACCCGTCCCCGATAAGCCCTCCATCGCCGTGCTCGCGTTCAACAATATGAGCGGCGATGCCGAACAGGAGTATTTCTCTGACGGAATCAGCGAAGACATCATTACTGACCTCTCGAGGCTCTCCGAATTGCACGTGATCGCCCGCAATTCGTCTTTCGTTTACAAGAAAGCAGCGGTCTCCGTGCCGGATGTGGCCAAGGCACTAGGCGTCCGCTACGTGCTCGAGGGCAGCGTCCGCAAGGCTGGTAACCGGGTGCGGGTCACAGCACAGTTGATCGATTCGTGCAGCGGCGGACACGTCTGGGCCAACCGGTTCGATCGTGACCTCACGGATATTTTCGCGGTTCAGGACGAAATTACGCAAGAGATCGTGGCTGCGCTCAAGCTCAAGCTGACAGTGAGCGAAAAGGGTCAGCTTGCCCGTGAGCGCGCGGTGAACGTCGAGGCGTACGAGTTCTTCTTGCGCGGCCGGGAACAGAGTTTGACGTGCACCCGAACTGGAAACATCGCGGCGCGCAACCTGGCAGAAGCCGCCATCGCCGTCGATCCAGGATATGAGGCGGCGCACGCACTCATCGCCTTCACCCATGTGCTCGACTACATCAACGCCTGGAGCGCCGATCCCGAGCGCTCACTGCGGACCGGGCTGGAGCTCGCACATCAAGCGGTGGGGATGGACGAGGAACGGCCCGACGGTCACTTCGCGCTGGGCATGGCTTGCATGTGGAGCCGTGACCTGGACCGCGCTCGGGCGGAGGTGCAACGGGGCCTTGCGCTTTCGCCCAACTCAATCGACCTCCTCATGTTGAAGGCCCATATCCAGATATTCTCGGGTGAGCCTGCAGGCGCGCTCCAGACGCTTGATGCTGCAATGCTGTTGGACCCGCATTACCCGGAAGTCCTTCTCCAATTTCTCGCCGATGCACGCTTTTCCCTCGGCGATTATGAGCAAGCGATGACCGCGCTCGAGCAGCGGCTCGCACGAAACCCCCAGTCTGAGACCGCCTATGCCCTGCTCGCGTCCTGCTATGGCCACCTCGGACGAGCTGAGGAAAGCCGGCGCGCCTGGGAACAAGCGCTCCAGCTGAATCCGGCCTTTTCTATCGAACGCCGCCGCCGCGTCCTTCCGTTCCGGAACCCCGAGGACTTTCAGCGCCGCGTTGAAGGAATCCGCAAGGCGGGGCTGATCGTCTGA
- a CDS encoding DUF2955 domain-containing protein has protein sequence MSVEADQALAEQRRKGLRVAIAVSAGFTLSVAFGAVVPFLGPLFAAQFLLSSSSPMPMAKTLGMAVIILAVGTFMMFLTALFGDHPATFLMLLGLIYFCCFFTQASGKGGPAIFLVLVVAIMVPLLGVLNRDLADSILSILITGVLSGTILMWLSHALVPETALAPSQPEQAPLPLHPYWRALANTAILLSTVAICLTNDQLAAALVIPITVASLLGQLDIAASGRAALGLAIINLLGGVIASIAYAILSLRPNLFFMFVIVLVVALLLGGRAAAPSREAKMFAGALTTFLILFGLGVSPLPGSAAESFATRILYVAAAILYTLVMAALLWPRSGARLPKQNYG, from the coding sequence ATGTCAGTTGAGGCAGACCAAGCACTGGCCGAGCAGCGGCGCAAAGGATTGCGGGTGGCGATTGCGGTTTCGGCTGGCTTCACTTTATCGGTAGCGTTTGGCGCAGTCGTACCATTTCTAGGCCCACTTTTCGCAGCACAGTTCCTCTTGTCGAGCTCCAGCCCCATGCCGATGGCCAAGACGCTGGGAATGGCTGTGATAATTCTGGCGGTCGGAACCTTCATGATGTTCCTGACAGCCCTGTTTGGCGACCATCCAGCCACGTTTCTCATGCTGCTGGGATTGATCTATTTCTGCTGCTTTTTCACGCAGGCCAGCGGCAAGGGAGGCCCTGCGATCTTCCTCGTGCTGGTCGTCGCGATCATGGTGCCGCTCCTTGGCGTTCTAAATCGCGATCTGGCCGATTCCATCCTCTCCATCCTGATCACAGGCGTCTTGAGCGGCACGATTCTCATGTGGCTCTCTCATGCACTCGTTCCTGAAACCGCGCTTGCACCAAGCCAACCGGAACAGGCGCCCTTACCACTGCATCCCTATTGGCGAGCACTCGCTAACACCGCGATATTGTTATCCACGGTTGCGATCTGCCTGACGAATGATCAATTGGCTGCTGCACTTGTCATCCCGATAACGGTGGCATCGCTGTTGGGTCAGCTCGATATCGCCGCAAGCGGACGCGCGGCGCTCGGTCTCGCAATCATAAACCTGCTGGGAGGCGTCATCGCATCGATCGCCTACGCCATTCTCAGTCTCCGGCCCAACCTGTTCTTCATGTTCGTGATTGTGCTGGTTGTCGCATTGTTGCTTGGCGGCCGGGCGGCCGCTCCGTCGCGCGAGGCGAAAATGTTTGCAGGTGCGCTGACGACGTTTCTGATCCTGTTCGGGCTCGGCGTGTCGCCGCTACCGGGAAGCGCAGCTGAATCCTTTGCAACGCGAATACTCTACGTCGCGGCGGCAATCCTCTACACACTTGTCATGGCTGCCTTGCTTTGGCCCCGGTCTGGAGCGAGACTGCCGAAGCAAAATTACGGCTGA
- a CDS encoding Gfo/Idh/MocA family protein: MPPINLAIVGVGKIVRDQHLPSVARSADFNLVATASRHGTIDGVPAYKTIDEMLDAVPSIDAVSLCMPPQYRYEAAHKALSAGKHVFLEKPPGATLSEVADLEAIAAARGVSLFASWHSRYAPAVEPAKAFLASTHIKSVEVIWKEDVRHWHPNQAWIWQAGGLGVFDPGINALSIITHILPKAAFITAATLEFPENCDAPIAAELHFKDADNLTIHAVFDWRQTGKQTWDIVAETNAGTMVLAEGGAKLSINGDLKFAEPEQEYSALYSRFAQIIKSGTSDVDIAPLRHVADAFLLGKRKSVAAFHD; the protein is encoded by the coding sequence ATGCCACCTATCAATCTTGCCATCGTTGGCGTCGGCAAAATCGTCCGCGACCAGCATCTCCCCTCGGTCGCCAGGAGCGCGGATTTCAATCTCGTCGCGACAGCAAGCCGCCACGGCACGATCGATGGGGTTCCGGCCTACAAGACCATCGACGAAATGCTGGATGCAGTCCCTTCGATAGATGCCGTGTCTCTGTGCATGCCACCGCAATATCGTTACGAAGCCGCCCATAAGGCGCTCTCTGCCGGCAAACATGTTTTTCTGGAAAAACCACCGGGAGCCACGCTTTCCGAAGTCGCTGATCTGGAAGCGATTGCTGCGGCCAGGGGTGTATCACTCTTTGCAAGCTGGCATTCGCGCTATGCTCCGGCCGTCGAGCCTGCCAAAGCTTTCCTCGCATCCACGCACATCAAGAGTGTGGAAGTCATCTGGAAGGAAGACGTGCGTCACTGGCACCCGAACCAGGCCTGGATCTGGCAAGCTGGCGGGCTTGGCGTTTTTGATCCGGGTATCAACGCGCTTTCGATCATCACGCATATATTACCGAAGGCCGCCTTCATCACAGCCGCGACGCTCGAGTTCCCGGAGAATTGCGACGCCCCCATTGCAGCGGAGCTACATTTCAAGGATGCCGACAATCTGACAATCCACGCCGTATTCGACTGGCGGCAAACCGGGAAGCAGACCTGGGATATCGTCGCCGAGACCAACGCAGGCACGATGGTCCTCGCAGAAGGCGGCGCGAAGCTCTCGATCAACGGCGATCTAAAATTCGCGGAGCCGGAGCAGGAATATTCTGCGCTCTATAGTCGTTTTGCCCAAATCATAAAATCGGGCACTTCGGATGTCGACATAGCGCCGCTCCGCCACGTGGCCGATGCCTTCTTGCTCGGCAAGCGGAAGTCTGTGGCGGCCTTCCACGATTGA